In Rutidosis leptorrhynchoides isolate AG116_Rl617_1_P2 chromosome 2, CSIRO_AGI_Rlap_v1, whole genome shotgun sequence, one genomic interval encodes:
- the LOC139890168 gene encoding uncharacterized mitochondrial protein AtMg00810-like yields the protein MHHPPGFRDPTRPDYVCLLHKSLYGLKQAPRAWFQRFAGYAQRVGIQHSICDPSMLIYKQVSYTTYLLLYVDAIILTASTPVFLQQVIASLHSEFSMTDLGPLNYFLGIYVTRTTSGMYLSQKKYATEILERADMANCNPSRTPVDTCSKLTAFSPPIKDPTLYRSLAGALQYLTFTCPNISYAFQQVCLFMHDPRETHLAALRRIMRYVQGTIDLGLQLHTSPTTSLTAYSDAEWADYPTTRRSTSGYCVFLGDNLLSWSSKRQQTPSRSSAEAKYCGVANAVAETCWIHNLLRELHCPLFSATLVYCDNVSAVYMSGNPVQHQRTKHIEIDIHFVRDLVTKGHVRVLHVPSRYQYADIFTKGLPTALLDEFRTSLNVRAAPAPTAGGC from the coding sequence ATGCATCATCCACCTGGTTTTCGGGATCCCACTCGCCCTGATTATGTATGTCTTCTTCATAAGTCGCTTTACGGACTTAAGCAGGCACCTCGTGCCTGGTTTCAGCGATTTGCTGGTTATGCTCAGCGTGTCGGTATTCAACACAGCATATGTGATCCCTCTATGTTAATCTATAAGCAGGTTTCATACACAACCTACCTTCTATTATATGTTGATGCTATTATCTTGACTGCATCAACTCCTGTTTTTCTTCAGCAGGTCATTGCATCTCTTCACTCAGAGTTCTCCATGACAGACCTTGGGCCACTAAATTACTTTCTTGGCATTTATGTTACACGCACCACTTCTGGGATGTATCTCTCTCAGAAGAAGTATGCCACTGAGATTCTTGAGCGTGCAGACATGGCTAATTGTAACCCCAGCAGAACACCAGTTGACACCTGCTCCAAACTCACAGCATTCAGTCCTCCTATCAAGGATCCCACCTTATATCGCAGCCTCGCAGGAGCCCTTCAGTATCTTACATTTACCTGCCCGAATATTTCATATGCATTTCAGCAGGTTTGTCTCTTTATGCACGATCCCCGAGAGACTCATCTTGCCGCTCTACGCCGTATTATGCGGTATGTTCAGGGTACTATTGATCTCGGTCTACAGTTGCATACCTCACCAACTACATCTCTGACAGCATACTCGGATGCCGAGTGGGCCGATTATCCGACCACTCGCCGCTCTACCTCTGGCTACTGTGTTTTTCTTGGTGATAACCTGTTGTCATGGTCCTCCAAACGACAACAGACTCCTTCCCGCTCCAGTGCTGAAGCGAAATATTGTGGTGTCGCAAACGCTGTAGCGGAGACATGCTGGATTCACAACCTTCTCCGTGAGCTACATTGTCCACTGTTCTCTGCTACTCTTGTCTATTGTGACAATGTTAGTGCTGTTTATATGTCTGGTAACCCGGTTCAACATCAGCGAACCAAGCATATCGAGATTGACATTCATTTTGTTCGTGACCTCGTCACAAAAGGTCATGTTCGTGTTCTTCACGTACCCTCCCGCTATCAGTATgccgacatcttcaccaaaggtctcCCTACTGCTCTCTTAGATGAGTTTCGCACCAGTCTGAACGTTCGCGCggctcccgctccaactgcgggaGGATGTTAG